In Mycteria americana isolate JAX WOST 10 ecotype Jacksonville Zoo and Gardens chromosome 3, USCA_MyAme_1.0, whole genome shotgun sequence, a single genomic region encodes these proteins:
- the RSPH9 gene encoding radial spoke head protein 9 homolog, protein MEAASLPAALELAAGGGAGLSPEKRAVLGASLLLLQRDYRFERVWFWGCIQGVRGAYYIAEGLGPDRAAPRSRLYSFNCVEWSLLPPATEEMVAQAQQLKGRFQGDPSFEYEYTEINAEDAERLFEDGKEPIIKEESRLVATIEQIDRAVGVIPRGAFVKTPLGSVCENRNFEGLSFTEAKKLSSYFHFTEPVNLKNKTLLEKADLDPSTDFLDSLEHDIPQGSWTVQLEKGGTVVVLRSLLWLGLTFYHVPMTKQYGYVYFGTGEKNLDLPFML, encoded by the exons ATGGAGGCGGCGTCGCTGCCTGCCGCGCTGGAgctggcggccggcggcggcgcggggctgagcccggaGAAGCGGGCGGTGCTGGGGGCCtcgctgctgctcctccagcgcGACTACCGCTTCGAGCGGGTCTGGTTCTGGGGCTGCATCCAGGGCGTGCGCGGCGCCTACTACATCGCCGAGGGGCTGGGCCCTGaccgcgccgcgccccgcagccgccTCTACAG CTTCAACTGCGTGGAATGGAGCCTCCTGCCACCAGCGACCGAGGAGATGGTTGCGCAGGCTCAGCAGCTGAAGGGCCGTTTCCAGGGGGATCCATCTTTTGAGTACGAGTACACTGAGATAAATGCAGAAGATGCTGAAAGATTGTTTGAAGATGGTAAGGAG cccaTAATCAAGGAGGAGTCCCGCCTCGTAGCTACGATAGAACAGATAGACAGAGCAGTTGGTGTCATCCCCCGGGGGGCATTTGTGAAGACTCCTCTTGGGTCTGTGTGTGAAAACAGAAACTTTGAAG GTCTTTCTTTTACAGAGGCAAAAAAGTTAAGTTCCTATTTCCATTTTACTGAGCCTGTTAACCTGAAGAATAAAACCCTGCTGGAAAAGGCTGACCTGGACCCATCCACTGACTTTCTAGACTCTCTGGAGCATGATATCCCACAAG GCTCCTGGACTGTCCAGCTAGAGAAGGGAGGCACAGTGGTggtgctgcggagcctgctgtgGCTGGGACTGACATTCTACCATGTCCCAATGACCAAGCAATATGGCTACGTCTACTTTGGCACTGGCGAGAAGAACTTAGATCTGCCCTTCATGCTATGA